The following proteins are encoded in a genomic region of Arachis ipaensis cultivar K30076 chromosome B02, Araip1.1, whole genome shotgun sequence:
- the LOC107625065 gene encoding U3 small nucleolar ribonucleoprotein protein IMP3: MRKLRFHEKKLLKKVNFLEWKREGGRRENQVMQRYHLTGRDDYKKYSSICGMIQKLVNILKQMDPKDPFRVDMTDKLLEKLYNCGVIPTRQSITLCERITVSSFCRRRLATVLVRLKFAEYLKEAVTYIEQGHIRVGPETVTDPAFHVTRNMEDFITWVDSSKIKRKVLQYNDKLDDYDLMN; encoded by the exons ATGAGGAAGCTAAGGTTTCATGAGAAGAAGCTACTGAAGAAGGTTAACTTCTTGGAATGGAAGAGAGAAGGTGGTCGCAGAGAGAACCAAGTTATGCAGCGTTACCATCTTACTGGACGCGATGATTACAAAAA ATATTCGAGCATATGCGGCATGATTCAGAAGTTGGTAAATATATTGAAGCAAATGGACCCCAAGGACCCTTTCCGTGTCGACATGACTGATAAGCTCTTGGAAAAGCT TTACAACTGTGGTGTGATTCCAACCAGGCAAAGCATCACATTATGTGAACGTATAACTGTGTCATCCTTCTGCAG ACGCAGGCTTGCAACTGTTTTGGTGCGACTAAAATTCGCAGAATATCTGAAAGAAGCTGTGACATACATTGAGCAGGGGCATATACGAGTTGGTCCGGAGACAGTTACGGATCCAGCTTTCCATGTGACTAGAAATATGGAAGACTTCATTACATGGGTGGATTCGTCGAAGATCAAGAGAAAGGTGCTGCAGTACAACGATAAGTTGGATGACTATGATTTAATGAATTAA
- the LOC107626973 gene encoding uncharacterized protein LOC107626973, with the protein MAMRKIYASLPAVAAGVGFFFYNAKEHARRISASNQETISTTRVVEEQTKAIREPSVAPQFDGLHCFETFVMNKKLAREISASNQETISTTRVVEEQTKASRKPSVAPQFDGLHCFETFVMN; encoded by the exons ATGGCCATGCGAAAGATTTATGCATCTCTCCCTGCCGTAGCTGCCGGAGTTGGATTCTTCTTCTATAATGCGAAG GAACATGCAAGAAGAATTTCAGCATCTAATCAGGAAACAATATCTACAACAAGAGTGGTGGAAGAACAAACCAAGGCCATTAGAGAACCAAGTGTGGCACCACAGTTTGATGGTTTGCATTGTTTTGAAACATTTGTTATGAACAAg AAACTTGCAAGAGAGATTTCAGCATCTAATCAAGAAACAATATCTACAACAAGAGTAGTGGAAGAACAAACCAAGGCCAGTAGGAAACCAAGTGTGGCACCACAGTTTGATGGTTTGCATTGTTTTGAAACATTTGTTATGAATTAA
- the LOC107628234 gene encoding uncharacterized protein LOC107628234, which translates to MAMRKIYASLPAVAAGVGFFFYNAKEHARRISASNQETISTTRVVEEQTKAIRKPSVAPQFDGLHCFETFVMNKKLARGISASNQKTISTTSVVEEQTNASRKPSVAPQFDGLHCFETFVMN; encoded by the exons ATGGCCATGCGAAAGATTTATGCATCTCTCCCTGCTGTAGCTGCCGGAGTTGGATTCTTCTTCTATAATGCGAAG GAACATGCAAGAAGAATTTCAGCATCTAATCAAGAAACAATATCTACAACAAGAGTGGTGGAAGAACAAACCAAGGCCATTAGAAAACCAAGTGTGGCACCACAGTTTGATGGTTTGCATTGTTTTGAAACATTTGTTATGAACaag AAACTTGCAAGAGggatttcagcatctaatcaAAAAACAATATCTACAACAAGTGTAGTGGAAGAACAAACCAATGCCAGTAGGAAACCAAGTGTGGCACCACAGTTTGATGGTTTGCATTGTTTTGAAACATTTGTTATGAATTAA